One part of the Flavobacterium johnsoniae UW101 genome encodes these proteins:
- a CDS encoding DUF2157 domain-containing protein, giving the protein MTQFEDQASQELYEKNLITESQFQEIKEYRSLNIFSLNVELKLLLSISVLMFTSGIGILIYDNIDSIGHIALLSILFAVTCGCFYYCFKNSKGFQKDETTSESPFLEYLVLTANVLTCIFIGYLQVQYKAFGTHYGLATLVPTIVSFVCAYYFDNKSVLTIAVTGLAAYVGFSVTPQDIFNGNNDFYANESLSYSAIILGILLILWTVYSFKIKLKTHFALIYLTFALHIISVVSISNMLREEITWLLFSLILAGSSFYFYKVSHELKAISLYVFMILYAYIGINILLYKILQHADNIPDIWVLFFMLLPMYFIGSIVLFIMLIKKFNKEIVK; this is encoded by the coding sequence ATGACACAATTTGAAGATCAGGCATCTCAGGAACTCTATGAGAAAAATCTAATTACTGAAAGTCAGTTTCAGGAAATAAAAGAGTATCGAAGTCTGAATATTTTTTCTCTTAATGTAGAACTAAAACTGCTGCTTTCTATTTCAGTTTTAATGTTTACTTCCGGAATAGGAATTCTTATATACGATAATATCGACAGCATTGGTCACATAGCGTTATTGTCTATTTTGTTTGCTGTTACGTGTGGGTGTTTTTATTATTGTTTTAAAAATTCAAAAGGTTTTCAAAAAGATGAAACTACATCAGAAAGTCCGTTTCTTGAATATTTAGTTTTAACAGCAAATGTTTTAACCTGTATTTTTATAGGATACCTTCAGGTTCAATATAAAGCATTTGGAACGCATTATGGTTTGGCAACTTTGGTTCCTACAATTGTCAGCTTTGTTTGTGCTTATTATTTTGATAACAAAAGTGTTTTGACAATTGCAGTTACAGGTTTGGCTGCTTATGTTGGTTTTTCGGTAACACCGCAGGATATTTTTAATGGTAATAATGATTTTTATGCCAATGAAAGTTTAAGTTATTCAGCGATAATTCTTGGTATTTTATTAATATTATGGACAGTTTATAGTTTTAAAATTAAATTAAAAACACATTTTGCGTTAATTTATCTAACGTTTGCTTTACATATTATAAGTGTTGTTTCGATAAGTAATATGCTTCGTGAGGAAATAACCTGGCTGCTTTTCTCTTTAATTTTAGCCGGATCATCTTTTTATTTTTATAAAGTAAGTCATGAGCTAAAAGCAATTTCGCTTTATGTTTTCATGATTCTATACGCTTATATTGGTATTAATATTTTATTGTATAAAATTTTGCAGCATGCTGATAATATTCCTGACATATGGGTTTTATTTTTCATGTTATTACCTATGTATTTCATTGGTTCAATAGTATTGTTTATAATGTTGATTAAAAAATTCAATAAAGAAATAGTAAAATGA
- the argH gene encoding argininosuccinate lyase, with product MKLWEKGIPTDKQIEQFTVGNDRELDLVLAKYDALGSIAHAKMLGQIGLLTEEETTSLVDALNEIIADIVVGNFEIEDSFEDVHSKIEYLLTVKLGDAGKKIHTARSRNDQVLVDVHLYLKDELKVIKEQVKTLFDLLMESAEKHQNVLLPGYTHLQIAMPSSFGMWFSAYAESLIDDVTMLNAASKIVDQNPLGSAAGYGSSFPINRTFTTKELGFETLKYNAVAAQMSRGKAEKTVAFAMTSVAGTLSKFAMDVCLYMSQNFDFIGLPAHLTTGSSIMPHKKNPDVFELIRGKCNKIQALPYEITLITNNLPSGYHRDLQLLKEGLFPAIQNLKACLDIAIFSIKDITVKDHILEDKKYDYLFTVDTLNEMVVEGMPFRDAYKAVAEQLEAGTYKSPKATKHTHEGSINNLCLDAIKDKMKAAF from the coding sequence ATGAAACTTTGGGAAAAAGGAATACCAACAGATAAACAAATCGAGCAATTTACAGTAGGAAACGATCGTGAATTGGATTTGGTTCTCGCAAAATACGATGCTTTAGGTTCAATCGCACACGCCAAAATGCTGGGTCAGATAGGTTTGTTAACTGAAGAAGAAACAACTTCTTTAGTTGATGCATTAAACGAAATTATCGCAGATATTGTAGTTGGAAATTTCGAAATCGAAGACAGTTTTGAAGATGTACATTCTAAAATAGAATATCTTCTAACCGTAAAACTAGGCGATGCCGGAAAGAAAATCCACACCGCACGTTCTCGTAACGATCAGGTTTTAGTTGATGTTCATTTGTATTTAAAAGATGAATTAAAAGTAATAAAAGAACAGGTAAAAACTTTGTTTGATTTGTTGATGGAATCGGCAGAAAAACATCAAAATGTTTTATTGCCAGGATATACACATTTGCAAATTGCAATGCCATCGTCTTTTGGAATGTGGTTTTCTGCTTATGCAGAAAGCTTGATTGATGATGTTACAATGTTGAACGCTGCTTCAAAAATTGTAGACCAGAATCCGTTAGGCTCGGCTGCAGGTTATGGAAGTTCGTTTCCAATCAACAGAACCTTTACAACGAAAGAACTAGGCTTTGAGACTTTAAAATACAATGCTGTTGCCGCACAAATGAGTCGAGGGAAAGCAGAAAAAACGGTTGCTTTTGCTATGACAAGCGTTGCAGGAACGTTGTCAAAATTTGCAATGGACGTTTGTTTATATATGAGCCAGAACTTTGATTTTATAGGTCTTCCGGCGCATCTTACAACAGGTTCAAGCATTATGCCTCATAAAAAGAATCCGGACGTTTTCGAATTAATCAGAGGAAAATGCAATAAGATTCAGGCACTTCCATACGAAATCACTTTAATTACAAATAATCTTCCAAGCGGTTATCATAGAGATTTACAGCTTTTAAAGGAAGGTTTGTTTCCGGCAATTCAAAACCTGAAAGCTTGCTTGGATATTGCAATTTTCTCAATTAAAGATATTACAGTAAAAGATCATATTTTAGAGGATAAGAAATATGACTACTTGTTTACAGTTGATACTTTAAATGAAATGGTTGTAGAAGGAATGCCGTTTAGAGATGCTTACAAAGCAGTTGCTGAACAATTGGAAGCAGGAACGTACAAATCTCCAAAAGCAACAAAACACACACACGAAGGCAGTATAAATAATTTATGTCTTGACGCAATAAAAGATAAAATGAAAGCAGCTTTTTAA
- the argC gene encoding N-acetyl-gamma-glutamyl-phosphate reductase: protein MINVGIIGGSGYTAGELIRILMYHPKVNIDFVYSTTNAGKPLSVAHHDLMGDIEMNFTAEINPNVNVVFLCLGHGKSISFLKENQFASHTKIIDLGNDFRLNKDAHFEGKDFVYGLPEINKAEIKKTNYIANPGCFATAIQLALLPLAKHNLLNNDVHINATTGSTGAGVSLSETSHFSWRNNNMSHYKAFEHQHLGEIGESLVQLQDDFDSELLFIPNRGDFPRGIFATLYTLCDDSLEQLVAKYEEFYKNEPFVTVTTTNINMKQVVQTNKCIISLLKKGNRVLITSIIDNLTKGASGQAIQNMNLMFGLEETTGLHLKPSGF from the coding sequence ATGATTAATGTCGGAATTATTGGTGGTTCGGGCTACACGGCCGGAGAACTCATCAGAATTTTAATGTATCACCCAAAAGTAAACATCGATTTTGTTTACAGTACAACAAACGCCGGGAAACCGCTTTCTGTAGCGCACCACGATTTGATGGGTGATATTGAAATGAATTTCACAGCTGAAATTAATCCAAATGTGAACGTTGTTTTCTTGTGTTTAGGACATGGAAAATCGATTTCATTTTTGAAAGAAAATCAGTTCGCAAGTCACACCAAAATCATCGATTTAGGAAATGATTTCAGATTGAATAAAGACGCTCATTTCGAAGGAAAAGATTTTGTTTACGGATTGCCAGAGATCAATAAAGCGGAAATCAAAAAGACAAATTATATCGCCAATCCAGGCTGTTTTGCAACTGCTATTCAGTTGGCTTTATTACCTTTAGCAAAACACAATTTGTTGAATAATGATGTTCATATTAATGCTACAACCGGAAGTACAGGAGCAGGAGTAAGTCTTTCAGAAACTTCTCATTTCAGTTGGAGAAACAACAATATGTCGCATTATAAAGCTTTTGAGCATCAACATTTGGGAGAAATCGGAGAAAGCTTAGTTCAGTTGCAAGACGATTTTGACAGCGAGTTGCTTTTTATTCCGAATAGAGGAGATTTTCCAAGAGGAATTTTTGCAACCTTATATACATTATGTGATGATAGTTTGGAACAATTGGTTGCAAAATATGAAGAGTTCTATAAAAATGAGCCTTTCGTAACTGTTACCACAACAAACATCAACATGAAACAAGTGGTGCAAACGAATAAATGTATTATTAGTTTATTGAAAAAAGGAAACCGGGTTCTTATAACATCAATTATCGATAACTTAACCAAAGGTGCTTCAGGACAAGCGATTCAAAACATGAATTTAATGTTCGGTTTAGAAGAAACCACAGGTTTACATTTGAAACCAAGCGGATTTTAA
- the argB gene encoding acetylglutamate kinase has protein sequence MNVSVIKIGGNIIDNPAELEQFLTDFSKIEGYKVLIHGGGKSATEMAQSIGLVPQMIDGRRITDAPMLDVVVMIYAGQINKHIVAQLQAKDNNAIGFSGADGNLIQSTKRNHPTIDYGFVGDVKQVNTKLLATLLEAGVVPVFCAITHDKNGQLLNTNADTIASELSIALSEVFDVTLTYCFEKQGVLLDSEDDSSVITEINEALYNKLKEEKVIHSGMIPKLDNCFNSLSRGVQKIKIGHHKMLQNPDVLHTTITL, from the coding sequence ATGAATGTATCAGTAATAAAAATAGGTGGAAACATCATTGATAATCCAGCAGAATTAGAGCAATTCTTAACTGATTTTTCTAAAATTGAAGGCTATAAAGTTTTAATTCACGGAGGTGGAAAATCGGCTACAGAAATGGCGCAGAGTATTGGTTTGGTTCCGCAGATGATTGACGGACGCCGAATTACAGATGCTCCAATGCTTGATGTTGTGGTCATGATTTACGCAGGGCAAATCAACAAACATATTGTGGCACAATTGCAGGCAAAAGACAATAATGCAATTGGTTTTTCTGGTGCTGACGGAAATTTAATTCAATCAACAAAAAGGAATCACCCAACAATCGATTATGGTTTTGTAGGCGATGTAAAGCAAGTGAACACGAAGTTGTTGGCGACTTTATTAGAAGCTGGTGTTGTTCCTGTTTTCTGTGCGATTACACACGATAAAAACGGACAATTGTTAAACACCAATGCTGATACCATTGCAAGCGAATTATCAATTGCATTATCGGAAGTTTTTGATGTTACGTTGACGTATTGTTTTGAAAAACAAGGTGTTTTGCTGGATTCAGAAGACGATTCATCTGTAATTACTGAAATCAACGAAGCATTATACAATAAGCTGAAAGAAGAAAAAGTAATCCATTCCGGAATGATTCCAAAACTGGATAACTGTTTCAATAGTTTATCAAGAGGCGTACAGAAAATCAAAATTGGGCATCACAAAATGCTTCAAAATCCAGATGTTCTGCATACGACGATTACATTATAA
- a CDS encoding M20 family metallo-hydrolase — protein MKNIDTLTQEAISLLRSLIETPSFSSEEDQTALLIENWFNQNEIPFKRENNNVWAFNKYFDENKPTLLLNSHHDTVRPNQAYTNDPFKAIEKDGKLFGLGSNDAGGCLVSLLATFVHFYENQNLSHNIVIVASAEEESSGKNGLNSVLKSLPELDCAIVGEPTLMQLAVAEKGLLVLDVKVKGTASHAAHQNDDNALYKSIPVMEWFKNYKFDKISDVLGPVKMTVTQINAGKQHNVVPSECDLVVDIRVTDRYTNAEILEVVKANVNAEVTPRSMHLNASSIPIEHGLVQAGIALGRTTYGSPTLSDQSVLSCQSLKLGPGETLRSHSADEFIFVNEIVEGVDLYIKILTDFFKL, from the coding sequence ATGAAAAACATAGATACGCTTACTCAGGAAGCAATTAGTTTATTAAGAAGCTTAATCGAAACCCCTTCGTTTTCAAGTGAAGAAGATCAGACGGCTCTTTTAATCGAAAATTGGTTCAATCAAAATGAAATTCCATTCAAGAGAGAAAACAACAATGTGTGGGCTTTCAACAAATATTTCGACGAAAACAAACCAACACTTTTATTAAACTCACATCACGATACTGTACGACCAAATCAGGCATACACCAACGATCCGTTTAAAGCAATCGAAAAAGACGGAAAATTATTCGGATTAGGAAGTAATGATGCAGGCGGATGCCTGGTTTCGTTATTAGCAACATTTGTACATTTTTACGAAAATCAAAACCTATCCCATAATATTGTAATTGTGGCTTCTGCCGAAGAAGAAAGCAGTGGAAAAAACGGTTTAAACAGCGTTTTAAAAAGCTTACCAGAATTAGATTGCGCGATTGTAGGAGAACCAACGTTAATGCAATTAGCAGTTGCAGAAAAAGGTCTTTTAGTTTTGGATGTAAAAGTAAAAGGAACTGCGAGCCACGCTGCGCATCAAAACGACGATAATGCATTATATAAATCAATTCCGGTAATGGAATGGTTTAAAAACTATAAATTCGACAAAATCTCAGATGTTTTAGGTCCTGTAAAAATGACCGTAACGCAAATTAATGCAGGAAAACAGCATAATGTTGTACCGTCAGAATGTGATTTGGTAGTGGATATTCGTGTAACAGACCGATATACCAATGCTGAAATTCTAGAAGTAGTAAAAGCAAATGTAAATGCCGAAGTAACGCCAAGATCAATGCATTTAAATGCATCGTCTATTCCAATTGAGCACGGTTTGGTTCAGGCTGGAATCGCATTAGGAAGAACAACGTATGGTTCGCCAACACTTTCTGACCAATCCGTTTTAAGCTGTCAGTCTTTAAAATTAGGACCAGGAGAAACATTGCGTTCGCATTCAGCTGACGAATTTATTTTTGTAAATGAAATTGTAGAAGGAGTCGACTTGTATATTAAAATACTAACTGATTTCTTTAAATTATAA
- a CDS encoding glutamate-5-semialdehyde dehydrogenase, which yields MKPLSIETRNAVLRTMAKLVEQERNEIILTNQEDLADYDGSDLAMEERLKVDDKKVNEMILSLNQLASQEDPVGVERFHFTHDNGIKVVNKTAAFGTILIIYESRPDVTIEAGGIAFKSGNKILLKGGKESLKSNLKIVSLWHKALEENGVSKDWVEYLNYNRTETQTFLEKPTQKVDLIVPRGGEKLIEFVKAHATCPVIVSGRGNNFVYVHEDADTDLALKVILNAKTAKISACNALDKVLISSKLPNFEGFAAMLIEALIESKVEVIVDKSLEYFENTKTIENEDIWYEEFLDYKIVIGTIDSQDHAIDMINKYCGGHSAAIITRDNEAAQQFMESIDAAAVYQNASTRFTDGGQFGLGGELAISTDKLHQRGPIGLQHLVTNKWYVYGEGQIR from the coding sequence ATGAAACCATTATCAATTGAAACACGTAATGCGGTTTTGCGGACTATGGCAAAGCTGGTCGAGCAGGAGCGGAATGAGATAATCTTGACTAATCAGGAAGATCTTGCCGATTATGACGGCTCAGATTTAGCGATGGAAGAACGCTTAAAAGTAGATGATAAAAAAGTCAACGAGATGATTTTATCATTAAACCAACTAGCTTCACAGGAAGATCCTGTTGGCGTTGAGCGTTTTCATTTTACTCATGATAATGGAATAAAAGTGGTCAATAAGACTGCTGCTTTTGGAACGATTTTAATTATTTATGAATCCCGTCCAGATGTTACCATAGAAGCGGGAGGAATTGCCTTTAAATCCGGAAATAAGATCTTATTAAAAGGAGGAAAAGAATCTTTAAAATCAAACTTAAAAATCGTAAGTCTTTGGCATAAAGCTTTAGAAGAAAATGGAGTTTCAAAAGACTGGGTGGAATATCTGAATTACAATAGAACTGAAACCCAGACATTTTTAGAAAAACCAACTCAAAAAGTCGATTTAATAGTTCCAAGAGGCGGAGAAAAACTAATTGAGTTTGTAAAAGCGCACGCCACTTGTCCCGTAATTGTAAGCGGACGCGGCAATAATTTTGTTTACGTTCATGAAGATGCTGACACAGATTTAGCTTTAAAAGTAATTTTAAATGCTAAAACAGCTAAAATTTCGGCTTGCAATGCTTTAGATAAAGTTTTGATAAGTTCTAAGCTTCCAAATTTTGAAGGTTTCGCAGCAATGTTAATTGAAGCTTTAATTGAATCAAAAGTAGAAGTTATTGTCGATAAATCGTTAGAGTATTTCGAAAATACCAAGACGATCGAAAACGAAGACATTTGGTACGAAGAATTTCTGGATTATAAAATCGTAATAGGAACCATCGATTCTCAGGATCATGCTATTGATATGATTAATAAATACTGCGGAGGACATTCTGCAGCAATTATTACGAGAGATAATGAAGCTGCACAACAGTTTATGGAATCAATAGACGCTGCAGCAGTTTACCAAAATGCTTCAACCCGTTTTACAGACGGCGGACAATTTGGTCTTGGCGGAGAATTAGCAATAAGTACTGATAAATTACATCAACGAGGTCCAATCGGTCTTCAACATCTCGTGACCAATAAATGGTACGTTTACGGAGAAGGACAGATTAGATAA
- a CDS encoding aspartate aminotransferase family protein, producing the protein MNLFNVYPLYDITPVKAVDCTIIDDKGVEYLDLYSGHGVISIGHTQPDYVAKLKNQLDHLGFYSNAIQNPLQVELAQKLGKLSGLEDYELFLCSSGAEANENALKLASFHNGKSRVVAFDNSFHGRTSAAVAVTDNKKIVAPLNAQQKVTFLPLNQIELVEAELAKGDVTAVIIEGIQGVGGLDQGTTEFFQALEKACKKHDVVFILDEVQSGYGRSGKFFAFQHHGINADIISVAKGMGNGFPVGAILISPKFEASFGLLGTTFGGSHLSCAAGIAVLDVIEKLDLQKNVNEVYEYFLEKIKEVDGIKQVKGKGLMLGVEFDFDVAALRKKLIIEKHIFTGSANNKNLLRILPPLTVKKADIDTFVKALKESLEELKN; encoded by the coding sequence ATGAACTTATTCAACGTTTACCCATTATACGACATAACTCCAGTAAAAGCAGTAGATTGTACCATTATTGACGACAAAGGAGTAGAATATTTAGATTTATACAGCGGACATGGTGTGATTTCTATCGGACACACACAGCCGGATTATGTAGCAAAATTGAAAAATCAATTAGACCATTTAGGATTTTATTCGAATGCAATTCAGAATCCTTTGCAGGTAGAATTGGCTCAGAAATTAGGAAAACTTTCTGGTCTTGAAGATTACGAATTGTTTTTATGCAGTTCTGGTGCTGAAGCCAACGAAAATGCTTTAAAATTAGCTTCTTTCCACAACGGAAAATCAAGAGTTGTAGCTTTTGATAATTCTTTCCACGGAAGAACTTCTGCGGCAGTTGCAGTTACTGATAACAAAAAAATCGTTGCGCCATTAAATGCACAACAAAAAGTTACTTTTTTACCACTAAACCAAATCGAATTAGTTGAAGCTGAATTAGCTAAAGGAGATGTTACAGCAGTAATTATCGAAGGAATTCAAGGAGTTGGAGGTTTAGACCAAGGAACAACAGAGTTTTTTCAGGCTTTAGAAAAAGCATGTAAAAAACACGATGTTGTTTTTATTTTAGACGAAGTACAGTCAGGATACGGAAGAAGCGGAAAATTCTTCGCTTTCCAACATCACGGAATCAACGCTGATATAATTTCAGTTGCGAAAGGAATGGGGAACGGTTTCCCTGTTGGAGCGATTCTAATTTCTCCAAAATTTGAAGCAAGTTTTGGATTATTAGGCACTACTTTCGGCGGAAGCCATTTGTCTTGTGCTGCAGGAATTGCAGTTTTAGATGTAATTGAAAAACTGGATTTACAGAAAAATGTAAATGAAGTTTATGAATATTTCTTAGAAAAAATCAAAGAAGTTGACGGAATCAAACAAGTAAAAGGAAAAGGCTTAATGCTTGGAGTAGAGTTTGATTTTGATGTTGCAGCTTTAAGAAAGAAATTAATCATCGAAAAACACATTTTTACAGGAAGCGCAAACAATAAAAATCTATTAAGAATTTTACCGCCTTTGACTGTCAAAAAAGCAGATATCGATACGTTTGTAAAAGCTTTAAAAGAAAGTTTAGAAGAATTAAAAAACTAA
- a CDS encoding N-acetylornithine carbamoyltransferase: MNYISIKDIDSLSKWVKSAIKIKKDPLKNKKLGKNKTLGMLFFNPSLRTRLSTQKAALNLGMNVMVMNFTNEGWTLEFEDGAVMNSGASEHIKEAAEVVSQYCDIIAIRAFAGLVDKEKDYQETVISGFLKYATVPIVNMESAVRHPLQSLADAITMEEYKTKHKPKVVLSWAPHPKALPQAVANSFVEMMQMQKDMDFVITHPEGYELSPEITQDCKIEYDQDKAFENADFVYVKNWSNFNDYGKVTNSDPNWTVTAEKMALTNNGKFMHCLPVRRNVIVSDEVLDGENSIVIEQANNRTYSAQLVLQKILKKI; encoded by the coding sequence ATGAACTACATCTCAATAAAAGATATCGACTCATTATCAAAATGGGTTAAAAGCGCGATCAAAATCAAAAAAGATCCGCTTAAAAATAAAAAACTAGGTAAAAACAAAACCTTAGGAATGTTATTCTTCAATCCGAGTTTAAGAACGCGTTTGAGTACACAAAAAGCGGCTTTAAACTTAGGAATGAATGTTATGGTAATGAACTTTACCAATGAAGGCTGGACTTTAGAATTTGAAGACGGAGCGGTTATGAATTCTGGTGCTTCAGAACATATTAAAGAAGCTGCAGAAGTAGTTTCTCAATACTGTGATATTATCGCAATTCGTGCTTTTGCTGGTTTGGTTGATAAAGAAAAAGATTATCAGGAAACTGTAATTTCAGGATTTTTGAAATACGCTACAGTGCCAATCGTAAACATGGAAAGTGCGGTTCGTCACCCATTGCAGTCTTTGGCAGATGCCATTACTATGGAAGAATACAAAACCAAACACAAACCAAAAGTGGTTCTTTCTTGGGCGCCGCACCCAAAAGCTTTGCCTCAGGCAGTTGCGAATTCATTTGTAGAAATGATGCAGATGCAAAAAGACATGGATTTTGTAATTACACATCCAGAAGGTTACGAATTAAGCCCAGAAATCACACAAGACTGCAAAATCGAATACGATCAAGATAAAGCTTTTGAAAATGCCGATTTCGTTTACGTAAAAAACTGGAGTAATTTCAACGATTACGGAAAAGTAACCAACAGTGATCCAAACTGGACAGTTACGGCAGAAAAAATGGCTTTAACCAACAACGGAAAATTCATGCACTGTCTTCCAGTTCGTCGTAACGTAATTGTAAGCGACGAAGTTTTAGATGGAGAAAACTCAATCGTAATCGAACAAGCGAATAACAGAACGTATTCAGCACAATTAGTTTTACAAAAGATTCTTAAGAAAATTTAA
- a CDS encoding argininosuccinate synthase, with protein sequence MKKVVLAYSGGLDTSYCLKYLKNEKGYEVHTVLVDTGGFSAEELSAIEKRAYELGSAQHANLTILDKYYDKAIKYLIFGNVLKNNTYPLSVSAERVFQAIEAIKYAKKVGATAIAHGSTGAGNDQIRFDLIFQTIAPEIEIITPIRDLKLSRQEEVDYLAQNGVHYSWEKAQYSINKGLWGTSVGGKETLTSGQPLPSEAYPSQLQKEGEEKITLHFEQGELVGLNGKTDKPSNNIVALEKLASAYAIGRDIHVGDTIIGIKGRVGFEAAAPLIIIKAHHLLEKHTLGKWQQYWKEQLGNWYGMLFHEGQFLDPVMRNIETFLQDTQKTVNGTVTVSLKPYHFSLDGIESENDLMNTGFGQYGEMNNAWTSDDAKGFIKILGNAQNIFSSVNKLDHD encoded by the coding sequence ATGAAAAAAGTAGTATTAGCTTATAGCGGAGGATTAGATACCTCGTATTGTTTGAAATATTTAAAAAACGAAAAAGGTTATGAAGTTCATACCGTTCTTGTTGATACAGGAGGGTTTAGTGCAGAAGAATTATCAGCTATAGAAAAAAGAGCTTACGAATTAGGAAGTGCGCAGCATGCTAACTTAACAATTTTAGACAAATATTACGATAAAGCTATAAAATACCTGATTTTTGGAAATGTATTAAAAAATAATACATACCCATTATCAGTAAGTGCAGAGCGTGTTTTTCAAGCAATTGAAGCTATAAAATATGCAAAAAAAGTTGGAGCAACTGCAATCGCTCACGGAAGTACAGGCGCAGGAAACGACCAAATTCGTTTCGATTTGATTTTCCAAACTATTGCTCCAGAAATCGAAATTATTACTCCAATTAGAGATTTAAAACTTTCAAGACAAGAAGAAGTTGATTATTTGGCTCAAAACGGAGTTCACTACTCTTGGGAAAAAGCACAATATTCTATCAATAAAGGACTTTGGGGAACAAGTGTTGGAGGAAAAGAAACTTTAACTTCTGGTCAGCCATTGCCAAGTGAAGCGTATCCTTCGCAATTGCAAAAAGAAGGTGAAGAAAAAATAACACTTCATTTTGAGCAGGGAGAATTAGTTGGTTTAAACGGAAAAACGGATAAACCATCAAATAATATTGTGGCTCTTGAAAAGCTGGCAAGTGCTTATGCAATTGGTAGAGATATTCATGTTGGAGATACAATTATAGGAATTAAAGGTAGAGTTGGTTTTGAAGCAGCAGCTCCGTTAATTATTATCAAAGCGCACCATTTATTAGAGAAACACACTCTAGGAAAATGGCAGCAATACTGGAAAGAACAATTAGGAAACTGGTACGGAATGTTGTTCCACGAAGGTCAGTTCTTAGATCCAGTAATGAGAAATATTGAAACTTTCTTGCAAGACACACAAAAAACAGTAAATGGAACAGTAACTGTTTCATTAAAACCATATCATTTCTCACTTGACGGAATCGAATCTGAAAATGATTTAATGAACACAGGTTTCGGTCAATACGGCGAAATGAACAATGCCTGGACATCTGACGATGCAAAAGGATTTATCAAGATTTTAGGAAATGCACAAAACATATTCTCATCTGTAAACAAATTAGATCATGATTAA
- the proB gene encoding glutamate 5-kinase, translating into MGKKRILLKIGSNTLTKETNHISRGKIEDLGIQIAALNDEYEFIIVSSGAIAAAKQFVKLDNQDKDVFVKQALASIGQPHLMRIYNENFKDLGLNTSQCLLSYSDFEKEQTKKNIVNTINVLVKNNYIPIINENDTVATDEIRFGDNDKLAALTAVLLNVDILIIATNTNGIYTKNSIHDENPETIKLVNDLKSLEKEIGESKSSHGTGGMQSKIEAAGISKAANIETWIVNGLNDNFILKALKDEIPFTKIV; encoded by the coding sequence ATGGGTAAGAAACGGATTTTATTAAAAATAGGAAGTAATACTTTAACCAAAGAAACCAATCATATTTCGCGGGGAAAGATTGAAGACCTCGGAATACAGATTGCTGCTTTAAATGACGAATATGAGTTTATCATAGTTAGTTCAGGAGCAATTGCAGCAGCAAAGCAGTTTGTGAAACTTGATAATCAGGATAAAGATGTTTTTGTAAAACAGGCTTTGGCTTCAATTGGACAGCCTCATTTAATGCGGATTTACAATGAAAATTTTAAGGATTTAGGATTAAATACTTCTCAGTGTTTGCTTTCTTATTCTGATTTTGAAAAAGAACAGACTAAAAAGAACATTGTAAATACAATTAATGTATTAGTTAAAAACAATTATATTCCGATTATCAATGAAAATGATACCGTTGCCACAGATGAGATTCGGTTTGGAGATAATGATAAATTAGCGGCTTTAACAGCAGTTCTTTTAAATGTTGATATTCTGATAATTGCCACTAATACAAACGGAATTTACACAAAGAATTCAATTCATGATGAAAATCCGGAGACGATAAAATTGGTAAATGATTTAAAATCACTCGAAAAAGAAATCGGCGAATCAAAATCATCACACGGAACAGGAGGAATGCAATCTAAAATAGAAGCAGCAGGAATTTCAAAAGCTGCCAACATTGAAACCTGGATTGTCAATGGACTGAATGATAATTTTATTTTAAAGGCACTCAAGGACGAAATTCCTTTTACCAAGATTGTGTAA